The following are from one region of the Strix aluco isolate bStrAlu1 chromosome 30, bStrAlu1.hap1, whole genome shotgun sequence genome:
- the LYSMD1 gene encoding lysM and putative peptidoglycan-binding domain-containing protein 1, with amino-acid sequence MAAGSGAAGTPAREHRLEPGDTLPGLALRYGVTMEQIKRANRLYTSDTIFLKPTLLIPAPAQPGGPRPEDEDEDNKDAPVPSGDPPAPSRHDLSATDFLRQLDAEIGRSKAAAAAQRLRAGGTGTAEAEGTRRPDASAPLPPRGPRLGPRPLTRTPRAAALRDAEDEIFTL; translated from the exons GGGAGCACCGCCTGGAGCCCGGGGACACGCTGCCGGGGCTGGCGCTGCGCTACGGGGTGACG ATGGAGCAGATCAAACGCGCCAACCGCCTCTACACCTCGGACACCATCTTCCTCAAGCCCACCCTCCTCATCCCCGCGCCGGCGCAGCCGGGGGGACCCCGCCCTGAGGATGAGGACGAGGACAACAAGGACGCGCCCGTCCCCTCGGGGGACCCCCCGGCCCCGTCCCGCCACGACCTCTCGGCCACCGATTTCCTGCGGCAGCTCGACGCCGAGATCGGCCGCTccaaggcggcggcggcggcccagCGGCTCCGCGCCGGCGGCACAGG CACGGCCGAGGCCGAAGGCACCCGGCGCCCCGACGCCagcgccccgctgcccccccgggGCCCCCGCCTCGGCCCCCGGCCCCTCACCAGGACCCCGCGGGCGGCCGCGCTCCGCGACGCCGAGGACGAGATCTTCACGCTGTGA